A stretch of Colletotrichum lupini chromosome 2, complete sequence DNA encodes these proteins:
- a CDS encoding TLC domain-containing protein — translation MEAVAEEVDVESIDLTSWEHSNDRPSSNRASGVRALSGRRGILNRIGLRNSINFNLYFGMSCPQFLFCLDSQPHLTR, via the exons ATGGAAGCGGTCGCGGAGGAAGTGGACGTAGAGTCTATTGACTTGACGTCGTGGGAACACTCCAATGACAGGCCGTCCAGCAACAGAGCGAGCGGCGTCAGAGCTCTCAGCGGCCGGAGGGGGATCCTCAACCGAATCGGGT TACGTAACTCGATCAATTTCAACCTCTATTTTGGGATGTCTTGCCCGCAATTCTTGTTTTGTTTAGACAGTCAGCCGCATCTTACCAGATGA